In Acinetobacter sp. TGL-Y2, a genomic segment contains:
- a CDS encoding SbcC/MukB-like Walker B domain-containing protein, translating into MKILRLSLNNLASLAGTHHIQFDDAPLAHAGLIAITGKTGAGKSTLLDAMCLALYNEVPRLSGAAGSLKDVGGQDISIKDSKNILRRGTTSGFAELEFIALDGKRYQARWEIRRARNKVDGNLKLERAITCLDDQCLLNHKISEATPIVEKLIGLSFEQFTRAVLLAQSEVGAFLKAKDHERADLLEYLTNSHIFSLVSIKAAEKFSQVKQQRVELENLIGHIEMLSQAEIEQLQQQQSAEALQLQNLQQAEKLLENEKKWQLDRDRLYADVQGKKEIYDVQLDAVQKSAAQQQLLEHLDQFQSVREQFVQRTQLAPTKQQTLEEQKAFQTEFAAIQHTVATEQSKWVALKQQQQQSQKNREDIRPHLEAGLKLDHEINSITAQYKKIHAEHEQFQHNRILPLTQQIQQHSSQLHSIQTQMSHTQQQLDQTLFLQVFDQEPQSILQSLESYAKQQQALAQRHPQHSSLSPSELEQQITVATQHLANWSATQQSLEQLEQQLTALQQQQSTLQKQRYQLDTLQQRIAQVANHIKQAEQLERHLKTQQSQYQTEQTQLQHLQQQVATAQQSLQQLEHVLAQQRLLHAQSVQELRAQLQTDQPCMVCGSSEHPYAHPHALLEQGLQQLQEQQLTEARDKYEHLLKQQQQQQIQLSKLETLIEQQQYNLLQLNQQNTASIQHAVTQLTEWGLSQNRDADIDTVQKIVEQQIVAMTTQTDTLSQQEKTMSALLQQWRSTLQQLQQHKLLQQEYLSLQQLIQPIQHQLPEPFKTQTPSVWLAQIQQQLQQRLQHLNTHKQLENELLNQQQQLEKIQYQLNNEQQHFDKLSVEQDHLIEQGKTFREQLLNLTRAYAGQEYRVASDWQKALEQHAKTLEQQLEDQQHKATQADTLLNQGNLKLQSLITQLQQLDQQLDQAEHSIQVWQLNYPQITHEIIEQCIGIGLTEHQAIRRQLNNQKQLLENAKTAWQLLEEQYKAHLKLQPEHDFEQIEQGLNLLHQEKTQQQNRFNEIDAKLRMNANNQATYAKYQSKIEQIKAEEYRWGRIYDLIGHKEGTKFKKIAQEHHLDILVEYANQQLQPLAPRYQLHRVPNSLSLAIIDLDMNSEVRPVLSLSGGETFLVSLALALAIANMASGSMKLESLFIDEGFGTLDPASLHMVMNALDHLQSQGRKVVLISHVQDMHERIPVQIQVKPLGSGASSIEVVG; encoded by the coding sequence ATGAAAATTTTACGTTTAAGTTTAAATAATTTGGCTTCTTTAGCCGGTACGCATCATATTCAGTTTGACGATGCACCGCTTGCCCATGCGGGTTTAATTGCCATTACCGGTAAAACTGGTGCAGGAAAATCCACCTTGCTCGATGCGATGTGTCTTGCGCTGTATAACGAAGTCCCTCGCCTGAGTGGTGCAGCCGGTAGCCTCAAAGATGTCGGCGGTCAGGACATTTCGATCAAAGATTCTAAAAATATTTTACGTCGTGGTACGACTTCTGGGTTTGCTGAACTTGAATTTATTGCACTCGATGGCAAGCGTTATCAAGCCCGTTGGGAAATTCGTCGTGCGCGCAATAAAGTCGATGGCAATCTAAAACTAGAACGCGCGATTACCTGTCTCGATGATCAATGCCTACTCAATCATAAAATCTCTGAAGCCACGCCGATTGTAGAAAAATTGATTGGACTGAGTTTTGAGCAGTTCACCCGCGCGGTGTTACTGGCTCAATCCGAAGTGGGTGCATTTTTAAAAGCCAAAGATCACGAGCGTGCAGATTTACTTGAATATCTGACCAATTCACATATTTTCAGTTTGGTCAGTATCAAAGCCGCGGAAAAGTTTAGTCAGGTCAAACAGCAGCGCGTGGAGCTGGAAAATTTGATTGGCCATATTGAAATGTTGTCACAAGCAGAAATCGAGCAACTGCAACAACAACAATCAGCAGAAGCGCTACAACTACAAAACCTACAGCAGGCTGAAAAGCTTTTAGAGAATGAAAAAAAATGGCAGCTCGATCGAGATCGTCTATATGCCGATGTACAGGGCAAAAAAGAGATTTATGACGTTCAACTCGATGCGGTACAAAAATCTGCAGCTCAACAACAATTGCTTGAACATCTTGATCAGTTTCAGTCGGTACGAGAACAATTTGTACAACGCACACAGCTTGCCCCAACAAAACAGCAGACCTTAGAAGAGCAAAAAGCCTTTCAAACTGAATTTGCCGCCATTCAACACACTGTCGCCACCGAGCAATCCAAATGGGTTGCGTTAAAACAACAGCAACAACAGTCTCAAAAAAATCGTGAGGATATTCGTCCGCACTTAGAAGCAGGTTTAAAACTTGATCATGAGATCAACAGCATTACAGCGCAGTATAAAAAGATCCATGCTGAACATGAGCAGTTCCAGCACAATCGTATTCTGCCATTAACTCAGCAGATTCAACAGCACAGCAGTCAACTGCACAGTATTCAAACTCAAATGAGCCATACACAGCAGCAGCTTGATCAGACCCTTTTTTTGCAGGTCTTTGATCAAGAACCGCAGAGTATATTGCAATCGCTTGAATCCTACGCAAAGCAACAGCAGGCCTTAGCACAACGTCATCCTCAACATTCATCTTTAAGCCCGAGCGAACTCGAACAGCAGATCACTGTCGCGACTCAGCACTTGGCAAATTGGTCAGCAACACAGCAAAGTTTAGAACAGCTTGAGCAGCAACTCACGGCGCTACAACAGCAGCAAAGTACACTTCAAAAACAGCGCTATCAACTCGATACCTTGCAACAACGTATTGCTCAGGTGGCAAATCACATCAAACAAGCAGAGCAGCTTGAGCGCCATTTAAAGACGCAACAAAGTCAGTATCAGACCGAGCAGACCCAACTTCAACATCTTCAACAACAGGTTGCGACTGCACAGCAGTCTCTGCAACAACTTGAACATGTTTTGGCACAGCAGCGCTTACTACATGCGCAAAGCGTGCAGGAGTTACGTGCCCAATTACAAACCGATCAGCCGTGTATGGTTTGTGGAAGTTCTGAACACCCTTATGCACACCCTCACGCCCTTTTAGAGCAAGGCTTACAGCAACTGCAAGAGCAACAACTCACCGAAGCCCGTGACAAGTACGAGCATCTGCTCAAACAACAACAACAGCAACAGATTCAGCTTTCAAAACTCGAAACTTTGATCGAACAGCAACAATACAATTTACTTCAGTTAAATCAGCAGAACACGGCGTCCATACAACATGCGGTCACTCAACTGACTGAATGGGGCTTAAGCCAAAATCGTGACGCTGACATAGATACGGTGCAGAAGATCGTTGAGCAACAGATTGTTGCTATGACCACGCAAACAGACACACTGAGTCAGCAAGAAAAAACCATGTCGGCTTTACTGCAACAATGGCGCAGTACCTTACAGCAGTTGCAACAGCATAAATTGTTGCAACAGGAATATTTAAGCCTGCAACAACTAATCCAACCGATTCAACACCAGCTTCCTGAGCCGTTTAAAACGCAAACTCCAAGCGTATGGTTGGCGCAGATTCAACAACAGCTGCAGCAGCGTCTACAGCATTTAAATACCCATAAACAACTCGAAAATGAGTTGCTCAACCAACAACAGCAGCTTGAGAAAATTCAGTATCAACTCAACAACGAGCAACAACATTTTGACAAGTTAAGTGTTGAACAAGATCATCTGATTGAACAAGGTAAAACATTTCGAGAGCAATTATTGAATCTCACTCGAGCCTATGCAGGTCAGGAATATCGGGTCGCGTCAGATTGGCAAAAGGCGTTGGAACAACACGCTAAAACCTTAGAACAACAACTGGAAGATCAGCAACACAAAGCCACTCAGGCGGACACTCTGCTTAATCAAGGCAACTTAAAACTTCAGTCCTTGATCACTCAATTGCAACAGCTTGACCAACAGCTTGACCAAGCCGAGCACAGTATCCAAGTGTGGCAGCTCAATTATCCTCAAATTACTCATGAGATTATTGAGCAATGTATCGGCATTGGTTTGACTGAACATCAAGCGATTCGCCGTCAACTGAATAATCAAAAACAACTGTTAGAAAATGCCAAAACCGCATGGCAATTGCTCGAAGAACAATATAAGGCGCATCTGAAATTGCAGCCTGAGCATGATTTTGAACAGATTGAACAGGGTTTGAATCTGCTTCATCAAGAAAAGACTCAACAGCAAAATCGCTTTAATGAAATTGATGCCAAGTTACGCATGAATGCCAACAATCAAGCCACCTATGCCAAATACCAAAGTAAGATTGAACAGATCAAAGCAGAAGAATATCGTTGGGGCCGCATTTATGATCTGATTGGGCACAAGGAAGGCACCAAGTTTAAAAAGATTGCACAAGAGCATCACTTGGATATTTTGGTGGAATACGCCAACCAACAACTGCAACCTTTGGCACCCCGCTATCAATTACATCGGGTACCGAATAGTTTAAGCCTTGCCATCATTGATTTAGACATGAACAGTGAAGTGCGCCCCGTGCTGTCTTTGTCTGGCGGTGAAACTTTCTTGGTGTCACTGGCTTTGGCCCTTGCGATTGCCAATATGGCATCCGGCTCGATGAAACTTGAATCCTTATTTATCGATGAAGGCTTTGGTACACTCGACCCTGCATCCCTGCATATGGTGATGAATGCTCTGGATCATTTGCAAAGCCAAGGTCGTAAAGTGGTGCTGATTTCCCATGTTCAAGACATGCATGAACGCATTCCCGTGCAGATTCAAGTTAAACCACTGGGTTCAGGGGCAAGCAGCATTGAAGTGGTGGGATAA